The following DNA comes from Moritella sp. 24.
TTTACCAAACCATGACGTAAGTGTTGATGTTGTTATTCCCGATTATGGCCACTACGCAGACAAATTTGAGTCACGTGAGATTGCAACCGTAAACGTACAGTTCGCCGGTAAATCAGAAAGCATCACCCTGTTTGAGCTTTATTTCCCTGAAACATCGAACCAAGTACGCCAATTTGTATTACAACATCCATTATTCGGTAAAATGGGCAGTGTTTACAGCCATGACGAAGGTAATAGACCCTTTGCGACTGACGCAACCAAATATGCATTATTTAACCTCGCCGTTTGCCAGTTACTTGCAGAATCGAAGTTAACGACACCGGATGTATTACACTTACACGATTGGCACAGTGCTGCAGTAGCCGTGTTATGTCAGTATGCGCCAGAATATAAAGCGCTTTCAGAAATTCACTCTGTTTACACGGTTCACAACATTGCATTGCAAGGGATCCGCCCTTTTTATGATGACGAATCAAGTTTACGTCATTGGTTCCCAACGCTTAACTTTGATCAAAGCGCGATTTGTGATCCTCGTTATACCCATTGCTATAACCCTATGCGTGCAGGCATCAACTTATGTAATAAAGTGCATGTTGTATCGCCAACGTATGCAGAAGAAGTATTGCATGCCAGTGATGCTGAGAACGGCTTCTTTGGTGGTGAAGGTTTAGAGCAAGATCTTGCGAGAGCGAAACAAGAAAACCGTTTAGTTGGTATTTTAAATGGCTGTGAGTACGCTGAAACAACAGCGAAGAAAAGCAATAAAAAACCAGCATTAAGTACATTCTTAGCGCCAGCACAGAAACAAGTAAAGCGTTGGTTAGCACAATCAGAATCACTTAAAACAGTACACTACCTTGCTAACGAGCAAATTAATGAGTGGAATAGCCAAGCACCTTTCACTGATTTTCTTGTGACAAGTATTGGCCGTTTAACCGATCAAAAAGCATTATTATTACGCCAACCTTATCAAGGTAAAACAGTATTGTCTGTGTTACTTGATGACCTTGCGCGTGTGAATGGTCGCATGATTATTCTGGGTTCTGGCGATTCTCGCATTGAATTTGAGTTCATGCAGTTAATGGCAAGTCATGACAATTTCTTATTCTTGAATGGTTATGGCCAAGCGCTATCAGACCAAATGTATCAACATGGCGACCTGTTCTTAATGCCAAGTTCATTTGAGCCTTGTGGTATCAGCCAAATGCTCGCAATGCGTGACGGACAACCTTGCCTTGTGCATGCGGTTGGTGGTTTAAAAGATACTGTTCAACATTTAGAAAATGGCTTTAGCTTTAACGGTTCATCACTGCAAGAGCAAAGTGATAACTTAATCAATGCTTTTAACGATGCGATTAAGCTTCACGCAAACAAACCTAAAACATGGGCTAAGATTGCAAGTAATGCAAAAGCAGCACGTTTTAGCTGGCAAGAAAGCACGAAGCATTATCTAGAACTGCTTTATAAGCACTAAATAGAACAAGTAATTTCACACGAATATAGTGAAACATAATAAAAACCATCCTGCTCTGCTCGGTGGTTTTTTAGTTTATAGAAACATTAATAAAGTGCTTCTATTTTTAAATGTTGGCATTAACAATTCGATTTTTATGATTTACGTCGTAAAAGAAACCCTATCAGACCCAAAGATAATAACATAACAGTACTTGGTTCAGGTACTTCTTGCGGGTTTTCAGGCTCACCACAACATTCTCCACCGTTAAGTTTGTCACTCCCTTCACCTGCATTTACTTGTATAAAGCGCGCTACATAGTTAAGAGAACCATCATTAAACCCTGCCTTAAACGCATTCTCAACATCAAGCGCTGATAGACCATTAAACCCAATTTTCATGCTCAAAGTATCTTCTGTGCCTTCTGGTAATGCGCCATTAGCGTTCCCACCTACGAAATTAGTATTATCTGCGATCCCTAAATCCAGCGTACCAAATGGAGGTAAAGATGCATTAGCGATCATCGTATCAAAATAAGCACCAGCACTGAAGTTAGCAGCAAATAGACCGCCGTTCGGAGTGATTAAATCAAACCCTATTCCTGTCAATTTTGATGCTGTAGCACCTGACCCAAAACTCGCTAATTCACCCGTCGTATTTCTAATCAGCATATCAATTCTAACCAAACCGCCGTCATCAAAAAAATCAAGCGTTGCTTTAGCTGATGCGCCTGTCGCTGGAGTATTGGATGATGCACTGTTGCTATTCCACTCCCAAATTAGCGAAGCGTTCGCGACACTGTAATTAGGCAGAGCTGACCGACTCAGATATGGACATAAATGGCTTAGGCGATTATTCTAACCGTTAGCTATATATATTTTATTTTATAGAGCAAGTGAAGGTGTCTAATTGACGCCCTCACTTCGATAGTTACACTCGTTAAGGTATTATCAAAAAATAACCTATTATTTCACCGCGTATTCTTTGAATATCAGTTTACCGATCTCAACAATAATCTCATTACGCATTACCATTGCCAACTCAGTTTCGGTTAAATAAATACTGATGATTAGCGGTTGACGCTCGGAGTGCCAAAGCATAGCAGTTATACCTCGAGAACCATTACCACCCGCACCTGAGCGGTCGGCTATAATCCAGCCTTGCGGTAATATAGAACGCAGTAAAGGGTCTGACACTTTATTATTTTGCATCCATGTTTTAAGTTGGTTTTTATCCATATCAAGAAGAACATCACCAAGCAGTAGTTTGTTGAGGGTGGTAACTATAGCTTTCGGTGTCGTGGTATCACGCAAGTCTCCGACCTTAGCTTCATTCAATTCAGGTTCTATACGATCTAACTGACTTTCTTCATCACCAATTTCTCGCAAGAATGCAGTAACGCCTTGAGGGCCTCCGATATGCTGTAAAACAATATTAGCCGCGGTATTATCACTGGTCAGCATTGTTGCTTCACACGCTTTCGCCACTGTAATAGTGTTATTCACAAACGTTTTAGTGACTGGTGACCAAGGGATTAATTCCTCAGCCTTTATCAATGAGCTAGTACTGGGATCCAGATTACCATTTGCCGATTCACTTAGCATTTTTGCGCAAGCGAGGGTTTTGAATGTACTCATCATCGGAAAATGTGCATCACCGTTGTAAGTCCACGTTTGTTTATTTTGCGTATCTAAAACAGCCACACCTATACGACCAGAAATGCGTTGTTCAATTGCTGATATCGAATTGTTTAGCGTAGTAGCTGTCGCACTCGCACTCGTTAATAATAAGGCAGTACACAAGAATATATTCTTTGTTGTGTTTAACATTGGTCGAGTCTCTATATTAGTATTATGGCGAAGAAATACTCGGATATTAAAGACTATTAACACCATTATCAATATAGGGTTTTGGATGAGTAAGTATATGGCAAGTGCGATATCAACATATTGCGAGTAAGTAATAGACCTAACTTGAATGGGGCAATTTCGAGTTAGCTAGGTTAGCTAACTCGTTAGTGGACAAAAATGGCTTAGAGCTTATGCTTCAAAGGATATGGTTCGCATTACATAAAGTATGATGAATTGAGGTTAACGCCCCAGTTGTCGCTGAGTAATAAAGATGTATACCAACTTTTCAACCTGTTGATAGTTAAGTCGTTAACAACACAGAAAATGAAATTATGGGTTTATAGTATACATCTTTATTAATTTTTAGAGTTAAAGATAGACTGGCACAGCGGGGTTGATAGCCTGTTCAGGATACATCTTTATTACTCGAACACACCAGTAATTAGTGAACCATATGCTAGCGGACGATTTGCTCAGTAAATGGCATGATAGCCTTGGTGAATCTTATAATTCAGTGACTTGTTAACTGTATTAGCTAGCACCAAATGGCTTAGCCCTAGAAGCAAAGAAGCTAATAGAGTCAATAAGTGATTCTGCTTTTTTGAGGCTTCGTGTATAAAAGCGCTTTACGACTCGGTGTTCATCATTTTTCAACTGAATAACGTACCAATCCCTTTTTTTGAACAACTCAAGTTCAGCCATAGAATTAAAATAAAAACGAGAGGTTATATTTTTAGCATTAACTTTTGATGACGATAGAGAGATTGATGAACTACTACCAAAGCTTTGATCATTTGATAATGTAGTTTCCTTTCCACTAACGCCATCTCCGAAAGCCAAATAAGAATCTGTAACAAATACACTTTCAGGTCTAAACTTTAAGGGTTGTTCCATTACTACTTGTTCAATAATTTGAACCGCTAAGTCCTTATTTTTAATCATATTTGGCGAGTATTGAATTTGAGTAGCAGTACAACCAGCTAAAAATATAGATAGCAATAAAAACCATTTTTTCATGATAAAAAACCAATAACCTTTGTGAATAGCCTAGTGACGACTTAATACTATTAACGCCTTGCTCAACGGAGAGTTCAACTGGCGTTTTTTTTCCGGGTTTATGGCAAAAAAAGTGACAGTTTGACGAGTCCGATGCAGCAACTTGTTATGTGCCTATTCCTCGCCTTCAAAATGTGCAAATACTTCCGCCCCCGTCATGTTCTTTGTTTCATTGGAGAAGCTATAGTAGTTTGGTTTTTCATCAATGAAGATCTGATGGCTAAAATCAATTTCTTCTTCAACACTCAAAAGACCAACCGGAACATGGTATTGGTTATTTGGCTTCAAGTGATAAAACAAATGAGTTCCACAGTTTACACAAAACCCTCTATCAGCCCATTCAGATGAATGATATCTTGATACTGAAGACTCACCTGAAATTATTAATATATCACTTGTTTCAAGTGCCATCATCGGCCCGCCAGACCACTTTCTACACATACTGCAATGGCACGCAGTCACTTCAGCATTTCCCATCTCTACTTCAAGCTCAACAGAACCACACAAGCATTTTCCGTTTGCTTTCATCTTCAACTCCTTCTCTTTTATAAATGAACGATATTCGACTGCACATAACGCCCCTCGAATAAGTGATCCAAGTGCTGCAGGGCGAATTGCGCAGTAATTGGTAGACAGCCTTGGTGAATCTTAACTCAGCGGCTTGTTAAGTTCCTGACAACTCTTTCTGAAGGTAGAACCTCTTGTAACCATTATTGTAACCACTAAGTTTACCGTACTCTTTGTACCCTAACTTTAGATACAGTCCCAATGCTTGAAAATCGAAAGTATCCAGTTGTGAGAACCTGCAGCCACGGTTAATAGCCTCTTTTTCAGCAGCTAACAGCAGTTTCTTAGATAGTCCATTGCCTCGATATTCAGGTGAAACCCAAAGATAAGCTATATCTAGTCTATCCCAGTACGTCGTAGCCGTAAGTCCTGCTATTATGTTTTCGCTGGAGTCTCTTTCAAGCACAGCCAAATCACAAAAGTCGTTTGGCATAAATTCAAGGTTATGCTCTCTTACAGCGCGGCTAATTTTATTAAGATCTTCCTGCCTTGGGGTACTAGAAATATCCACCCATGCCTCCTAAACGGAACTTAACAGTTTACTATACAGAATTCTGTATAAAGCGAATTTAATTTCAACTTAATAACTATCGACAATAGCAAGTTCACGTTAAATTACAAATAGATACTGATAAATATCAATCCGAAGTCAAATAAAACACGGATAAAAACAAGAACGGTATTTATATAGACCTATGCAAACTTTATTGAAGTTAAATTATACTTAGAAATCAATGTATTATTGGTCGCTATCAGTTGGTAAGCTATATATT
Coding sequences within:
- a CDS encoding glycogen synthase — protein: MHVLMIAAENDAIPGAKVGGVADVVRDLPQALPNHDVSVDVVIPDYGHYADKFESREIATVNVQFAGKSESITLFELYFPETSNQVRQFVLQHPLFGKMGSVYSHDEGNRPFATDATKYALFNLAVCQLLAESKLTTPDVLHLHDWHSAAVAVLCQYAPEYKALSEIHSVYTVHNIALQGIRPFYDDESSLRHWFPTLNFDQSAICDPRYTHCYNPMRAGINLCNKVHVVSPTYAEEVLHASDAENGFFGGEGLEQDLARAKQENRLVGILNGCEYAETTAKKSNKKPALSTFLAPAQKQVKRWLAQSESLKTVHYLANEQINEWNSQAPFTDFLVTSIGRLTDQKALLLRQPYQGKTVLSVLLDDLARVNGRMIILGSGDSRIEFEFMQLMASHDNFLFLNGYGQALSDQMYQHGDLFLMPSSFEPCGISQMLAMRDGQPCLVHAVGGLKDTVQHLENGFSFNGSSLQEQSDNLINAFNDAIKLHANKPKTWAKIASNAKAARFSWQESTKHYLELLYKH
- a CDS encoding PEP-CTERM sorting domain-containing protein, yielding MLIRNTTGELASFGSGATASKLTGIGFDLITPNGGLFAANFSAGAYFDTMIANASLPPFGTLDLGIADNTNFVGGNANGALPEGTEDTLSMKIGFNGLSALDVENAFKAGFNDGSLNYVARFIQVNAGEGSDKLNGGECCGEPENPQEVPEPSTVMLLSLGLIGFLLRRKS
- the bla gene encoding class A beta-lactamase; its protein translation is MLNTTKNIFLCTALLLTSASATATTLNNSISAIEQRISGRIGVAVLDTQNKQTWTYNGDAHFPMMSTFKTLACAKMLSESANGNLDPSTSSLIKAEELIPWSPVTKTFVNNTITVAKACEATMLTSDNTAANIVLQHIGGPQGVTAFLREIGDEESQLDRIEPELNEAKVGDLRDTTTPKAIVTTLNKLLLGDVLLDMDKNQLKTWMQNNKVSDPLLRSILPQGWIIADRSGAGGNGSRGITAMLWHSERQPLIISIYLTETELAMVMRNEIIVEIGKLIFKEYAVK
- a CDS encoding GFA family protein: MKANGKCLCGSVELEVEMGNAEVTACHCSMCRKWSGGPMMALETSDILIISGESSVSRYHSSEWADRGFCVNCGTHLFYHLKPNNQYHVPVGLLSVEEEIDFSHQIFIDEKPNYYSFSNETKNMTGAEVFAHFEGEE
- a CDS encoding N-acetyltransferase — protein: MDISSTPRQEDLNKISRAVREHNLEFMPNDFCDLAVLERDSSENIIAGLTATTYWDRLDIAYLWVSPEYRGNGLSKKLLLAAEKEAINRGCRFSQLDTFDFQALGLYLKLGYKEYGKLSGYNNGYKRFYLQKELSGT